The DNA sequence TATTTCCCACCCTCTTCCTTCTTCAACACATACACAATTGCCTCAAATTGGTGTGAGGTTTTATTTTAccagaaaaaggaaaatttaGGGTCAAATTGCTATATTTATAAGAAAACCCTTCACATGTGCTTCAAGGTTTGAATTGGCAAATGTCTCCCAGGTTACAACGATCATTCTTCTTGCTAAAGTATCACTCTAAACACTAAATCAAAAAATGTTTGAACTTTTCTCTAAGGGTCTTCTTAATCTCCAAGTATGAAACACAATATCAAACTAGCTAGGGAAAACTAAGTATGATACTGACggaatcaattaatgaatgcAGTAGATGTATCTGTATCTATAAGAGTGTATATACCTATTAGGAAAAGTTGCAACTCTTTAGAAAagccaagcaatgcaacctttCATATGTTAATAACCTTTTCCGACATATATAACCCTTTACTTTTCCATTTACTAcataaaatttaattttcagactataggctatgtttggtattgttaatgctcaaagtccggcggtagccgatctttcgtttaaagCGGGTccaatgggcggaccgctactctgaggatttgatggccttcgctagctgtcacacgagagacagggcgtcagagggagaccgcgttgggcggtcttcacttctctgatgcctaagtctgTCAACAcgtataggcagcataacaataaatgagtagtgaatgcgtaattaatgaggagagaggagagaaccttttataggtgaggagaaggttgatcttctttttgttttcgatgtgggattgatgtgctttgattcccagcgtctggagcttctgatgctatcttggcgcggcgcgtgatggcgcgtcagcggtgatttgggggcgatccagggctttggtggtagcccgcctggctgtgccttcgcaggtcactcctttggtgagagtcagtacctctggcggtacaatgagcgtggctcattacaGCTAATTATActtgttctggcacatgtaggtacaggtATGTCTGTTCTTTGAGAAAAAGTTagcttctgcttatttatgagaataagtggctgaaaagcaaagagtatttggtaaactggctttttgaAAGTGCTATCAGTGAAAAAAGTAGTGgtaaagtgtttggtaaaatcaaaactggcttgtgctttttatttgtggaatgaccaattTGGGCATGAAAGATTATTTTGCCTTACTTGTTTGGTTGATCATCACATTCAGGATCTAGTAAAAATAGACTCATACGGATTTGTTGCTACCAATTGGGGCTACTCAGTAGGAACAATTTTAAGCGCCATTTAACAAATAATACACGATAATATATCATCCCGTCACATACTATACAACAATAATGTCTTAATGTTATCATAACATTGCACATAATGATACAAAATGTTACAGTGGACAAATATCACCGTTACAAATAAGACATTGATATCATGAAAAAACCTAAATTTTGATGTCTATCGATGGTACTGGGAAAGTGAAGAACCGGATGACATTCAATGAGCCTGGAGTGGTGGTTGCTCTTGGCTATGACAATGGGATGAATCCTCCAGCACGGTGCTCCAAAGCTTATGGAAATTGCACAGCTGGGATTTCACAAACTGAGCCTTACATTGCTGCTCATCATTTGATTTTGTCACATGCAGCTGCTGTTCAGAGATACCGTGAAAAGTATCAGAAAACACAAAAAGAGTGGTCTTGCTCATCCATAAATATTGGCTTAatttcctagtttttttttccctcatctaCAACGATTACAGTAACATTTCTGGGACCATCACAACACTAATGAAACGAATAAAGATGGCCCTCTGGTCTAAGAAACAAACCGGTAGCTTTATAACAAATTCCTTGCTGCTGCAACTCGGAAAATAGTTTACGACTCCTATTTGTATCTGAATTAAAATGCATCACACATGTTGTAAAGCATCAAGTTATATAGAATATGAACATAAACTGATGTTTAACAACTTGCTAGATTAACATTGACCAACTCTGGATATCAACCCCAAGCATTGAAGAATCAAAATGCAAGACACACCTAATGGCCTCAGAACCAGAAAGTCCCAGCAGAGAGAAGCAAACAGCGTAAAACCAGAAAACCGCACTCGATGCAAATAGATAACTGCAGAAAAAGCACCCTAATGGCCAAAAACTTGGAATAAAGCTGCCTTCCAGTGaagcaaacacaaacacaaggtCATATATTCAAGACTGCACATTCATTGGGGGGACAAGGTGGCATGTGTATGCCATAAATATTAATTGACAAGGGCAAGGACTCAAGGAGTGATGCAAATCACAAATAAATCAGGCCAACAGAAACCAGGTAACTTATGTTTAAGTTAACCAGCTTTAAATAAACTATTAAACTTGTACGTACCGACTGATTGGTTGCCCATCTTTCGTAATAATGGGTGTACCTCTCTAGAGAGTTCTTGGCCATCTCTCTTCGTTTCTCTGCCTCATCATACTGCAAATAACCATATCACAACAATCAATCAATAATGCCACTAACTGAAATAATACAAGAGAAAAATCCTCAACTATCAAAATAGAGTTGTAAACTACGTTAACGTACCACTCCCTCCTGCTTCGCTGTCTCATAGTGGTTACAGGCATAAAAGCCACCTGTCCTTTCACCATGTTCTGACCATGCACCAAGACAGAGCCTGAAGGCATGTACAAATGCATTAGAGTTCACAGAAGATGCATGATAACATGCAATGCAGCTTTGAGATACCAAGATAGTGTATCTAGAAGACAATAAGAGGAGCCTAAGGTGATAAACACCGTTTTATAAAATTAAAGCACACCAGAAATCAAAAGGCAAGCAACCGCATTGCAAAACTGCTTACCAGCAAAAATCAAATTTACAAGGTGGTGTGCAAGTGATATGCATACAGCCTTGGTTTTGCTCAATGGGTCATTTGCACTTGGGGCAGGGCTTGGAATTAGCCAATATCCTGAAATCCAGCAGCCATACAACTTAGCAATAAGGCCTATACATAAATACAGACAACTACAGGATTTTTGCAGCCACTGTTTATAATGTGTTGGGGAGTTTAGATTTTTATTGAACCAACCAGCCCTCTGATTTCCATGTGCCAATTGAtacaatagagagagagagagagagagagagagagagagagagagagagagagagagagagagagagagagagagagaaagatttAAGTTCTTGAGGATGATTTCGGATAGACTCTTCAATAAATATAATAAATCATTTAAAACACAAGGAATCTTGAAACATATATTATCTTTCAATTCATGACTGCTGTAATTAACCCAGACAAATACCTATCTTTCTTTGCTATTGTTCCCAGCAAAATACTTATACTAGAAATGAAATATCATGATTTTGTTAAGATATTTCCCTCCCTTCAATAATTTATAGAATCATTAATAACTCAGTGTTTAATATTGACATTTCTGCAATATCTAACAAACAACATTCTTATGCTATAATACAATCAAAGTATATATATCCAGGTGGACAAGGGTAGACAGGCCAGCACAATTATCATGGTACATCTTGGGCCATGCAACCGCTTTATATCTGCACATAGGTTATCATCTCAGCAATCCTATGGCCCAAGGAAGTCCAGTGTTCACATCTAAATAACTTTCTTTGAACTTTATAATTTTACTTTCCTATCAATAACTAAGATATTCCATACcaattcatattttcacattcgGCACTGTTCTTCAATATCCATTTGGCCACTGTGCCACAATCAACGGGGCGATGAGCTTCTTCAGTACACTGCAAAGTCAAATTCACAATATGTAAATGCCATAAAGCCCAGATACTACAAATCCATAGGCAGCTAACTTTTTGGCAAGTATTTTTCGAGGAATTGATATCCAAGAATGCATTTTATCTGATATATCCTTATCTTATTTGACATtctaatttttggagattgatacagagaaaaaactcaaaaagtgATACAAATCCAGTGAACAAGTTTATCTGATATATCCTTATCTTATTTGACATCctaatttttggagatttctGGCATCCCCTATCCATGGGTAATTGATGAGCACAGACATGCAATTCACTATCTATAATCAGTGAAGAAGTTTATCTTAGAGAAATTCAGAGACACTCACGTTCCAACAAAAGCTATATGAACAGCGGCAAGTAACATCATAGCTTCCACTACCAACAATAAAATCTATAGCATAATCACAGCCTGGAGCAGGACACCATGGTGGCCACCAGGGAGAGCAAAGGTGGAGGCGCTGATGGTGCACGAGATGTCGTCCTagcaccgagagagagagagagagagagagagagagagagagagagttgagggAGAAGAACTGGTCGAGGAAGaggcagaggaagagaagaggcTGGTCGTGTGTAATTCCTTGAAGTTCATGAGGGTACCCAAtggtattttgaaaatttcattAAACCTTCGCTACAGTAAccacagcttctaaaagcaggCCTAGAGTGGCTTCTGCTTTTACGTCCAAAAAGCCGGTGCTTCGTAGAGAAGTTGGCTGTTAGGAACTTTACCAAACACCAAAGTAGGTTGTGCTTATAAGCAGGGGCACTTAAAAGCTCCCCCAAACATAGCCTTAATTTTCAAACTATACATAGGCAATACCATGAAACTGCAGCACCCGGCTGGCTGCTTAGGACTGTAAGGCATCACATTTCGAATCTGAATGTGTAAAGTGATCTCCAAAGATGAACAGTACAGTGAACATAAGAACGGAATAGACTTATTTGTAACAACAGATAGGATCAAGGAATTAGGAGAGGTGTGTCTTATTAACACATTTAAACTCATATTTCCATACCCTATTCAAAGTGATGATCACAACCGCAAAATATAAGTAAGAAGCAAAATATGGATTCTGTGGTAAATTCACCCTCACCACTTGGGCTAACCCCAagtgatttattttattataaagaaACAGCAGAAACATATAATTGTACGTAGAGTGATTGATGTTCTCTTCTTTAGAGAACAATACATGTAATATACAGGGGTATACACAAAATTTGCATTGATCATATTGTCCTGACCTATCATGCCAAAGACTACTAGATGGTATAATAATGTTTGCAGATGTGATCAAACAGTTGCTTTACCTTCATCCGTTGTGAGCCATGTTTAATAGTTGGAAGCATCCACTGGAGGGAGAAAGCCGAATTCGGCCACATTTATAGGGAACACACAACATGGTTGCTTTAGGTGATGCCATATTGGATGATATATGTGGCTGTAGTGAGTAATCCAGAttgtctccttctttttcttgcgCATTGCAAAGAAGCCATGCAACCTGGTTGAAATTCAACAAGCAAAAGATCATAACTAAATTCATCCAGTTTGTGCGAGGAAACCAAACAACAAGCAATCAAGTCAGGAGAACCAACGCACAATTGTATATCAATGGACATCCTAAAGTAGATAGCAACAAAGCAGGACTCCACACGATAACAACAGAAGGGAAGAAAACCATGTCAAAACCATAACTCCCAACAAAACCAATACAAACAAATAACTAATGTATCTAGTTGAAATTTAAAAAGCAAGGGATCATAACTAAAACCAACCGATATGGGTTAGAAGGAGGACCAAACAATAAGGAAGCAGGAGTAGCCTGAAGATTAAACCAAATTTTATAGCATAATAAAGTACTAATTCAAATTTAAACAAGCAAAGCAAATACAGTGGAGAAACCCAACATTGTTCATATATGGGTGATGGCTCCCTTCACATACATAGCTCCCAACAAAGCCAATACAAAGTAAACAAGATAAATATATTTATTTCAGTAGCAGATAGCTAATTCGTAATTTGAAAGACAAGTAAGAAGtagtaaaatcaagaaaatgagcAACTAGCTGACTCCACCTCCTCTAACGGCATGGGGTATCGGCACATGGGACATAGATGATTGATGCGCAGCCAGGGACGAATGCAATCCCCATGGAAATAGTGGGAGCAGGGCATCCGAGTAAGCATCGGTTGATCAACATCTTGTTGTACAAAATCCACCCAACAAATTGCGCACGACGGCGTGTGTTCCATAACAGCTCTATCAAGTCTCACACTTTCCAAGCCCTCGATTGCTGATCGAGCCGTACGAGTATCTATCCGCAAATCGACTTCGAGTATGACCATCACAATGGGAGGGTCACGGGACACGGCCCCCTCTAACTCTTCGAACAGAATTTCGAAAACACCTGGATGGTAAAATTCCGGGACACCCATGGTCGAAAGATACACCGCGATCTGCTGTTTATAATAAGACTCGTATCGTTTCTGCTTGATGGTACAGAAATCTACGCAAACCGACTCATCAGCTACTAAGTCGCCCCCGTCTTCATAAATTACTGGATCAGCCGGAGAAGAGCGTCTTCCGCGTAACTTGACAAACCTCATGGTGATCGAAACATCGTCTTCCTCCATGCCGGCGGGGGATTTGCCTCTGCGGAACAAATGGGTTTCGTACTCTTTTTCCACCGCAGGCATGATTTGCAGAATCGAATATGGAGAGGGTCGAGGAGGCTAGGcttttatgtgtgtgtgttttccatattttttttcctaatcCAATTGGGGTTCAAGCTTTCATTCACCCACAAGGATTCGGAAACAGCCAGCCCCTGCCAAATTAAATTAGGATAAGGAAATGTTACTTTAGTCaccgagaaagaaaaaaaaaaccattatgCAATCAGGAATTTTTGGTTTCTAATAAGAGAAAGAACCAAAAACACCATATAATTCCACAAAATCTCTTAGAACAATGATGAACAAGGCTTGAGTATATGAAACTAGagttgtgattgatcaaaagtgTATAGATTCTTCGGTTTTGGTAAGGAAAAACTAAGAACCCAAGAAGCTATACACTTATCTCTGCACAAAGCTAAGAAACTATGAACTAAAGCTAAGAAACTAAGAGAAATGTGTGAAGATATgtgtgagagagtgagaggagaagatgaaaaaggtccacCATGAGGGGAGGGTGTTTTTATAGTCCACCATGTTTGTAAATTTTTCCTTATAACCCTTACCTATATTTCCTACCCTTTTTTATCTTCCCTAAACCAGCTAAACCCGCGGCAGTGCGCGGTAGGGTGTTTACACCTTACTTTGTATTCTGTTATTTATTACTCTCGAATCTCAtcccatctcttcctccatatCACTCTTCTAGTCTTGTTTCAGTCAATACATCAGATTATCAAGACGATGGGAGCAGCAAAGCAAACAGATTTAGCATGCATTTCAGAAGGTGAAGGATCTTCATGTGTAGAACAACATGCCATCATTGAAGCCGCACCGATTGTGTCATCCTACAATGAAAAAATCCGTCCTCTGCTTGACGCCGTTGACAAGCTCAGGAGCCTCATGGTTATGGAGGAAGGCATTCAGCTCCCCACCATTGTTGTTGTAGGTGACCAATCATCTGGCAAGTCCAGCGTCCTTGAATCCCTGGCCGGCATCAGCCTGCCACGTGGACAAGGTATCTGCACCAGGGTACCCCTTAGAATGAGGCTTCAACACCACTCTAGTCCTGAACCAGAGTTCCAGTTGGAGTACAATGGCAAAGTTGAGCACACTGATGAGGTCAACATTGCTGATGATATTGTCAATGCCACCAATGTTATTGCTGGTGGAGGTAAGGGAATTTCTAACACCCCATTGACTCTGTTGGTGAAAAAGAATGGTGTTCCTGATTTGACTATGGTTGATCTCCCTGGAATCACTGGAGTTCCTGTTCATGGTCAGCCTGAGGATATCTATGATCAAATCAAAGACATGATCATGCATTATATAAAGCCTGAAGAGAGCATCATTCTCAATGTGTTGTCTGCTACTGTCGATTTTACAACTTGTGAATCCATCATGATGTCACAGAGTGTGGATAAAGCTGGTGATAGGACTCTGGCTGTGGTCACAAAGGTTGATAAGGCGCCCGAAGGACTATTAGAGAAGGTTACAGCAGATGATGTTAGTATTGGTCTTGGTTATGTTTGTGTGAGGAACCGGATTGGAGATAAAACT is a window from the Rosa chinensis cultivar Old Blush chromosome 2, RchiOBHm-V2, whole genome shotgun sequence genome containing:
- the LOC112183402 gene encoding probable E3 ubiquitin-protein ligase ARI8 isoform X2, coding for MHITCTPPCKFDFCWLCLGAWSEHGERTGGFYACNHYETAKQEGVYDEAEKRREMAKNSLERYTHYYERWATNQSQLHVTKSNDEQQCKAQFVKSQLCNFHKLWSTVLEDSSHCHSQEQPPLQAH
- the LOC112183402 gene encoding probable E3 ubiquitin-protein ligase ARI8 isoform X3 is translated as MHITCTPPCKFDFCWLCLGAWSEHGERTGGFYACNHYETAKQEGVYDEAEKRREMAKNSLERYTHYYERWATNQSLHVTKSNDEQQCKAQFVKSQLCNFHKLWSTVLEDSSHCHSQEQPPLQAH
- the LOC112183402 gene encoding E3 ubiquitin-protein ligase RDUF1 isoform X1; the protein is MPAVEKEYETHLFRRGKSPAGMEEDDVSITMRFVKLRGRRSSPADPVIYEDGGDLVADESVCVDFCTIKQKRYESYYKQQIAVYLSTMGVPEFYHPGVFEILFEELEGAVSRDPPIVMVILEVDLRIDTRTARSAIEGLESVRLDRAVMEHTPSCAICWVDFVQQDVDQPMLTRMPCSHYFHGDCIRPWLRINHLCPMCRYPMPLEEVAWLLCNAQEKEGDNLDYSLQPHISSNMASPKATMLCVPYKCGRIRLSPSSGCFQLLNMAHNG